In Helicobacter anatolicus, a single genomic region encodes these proteins:
- a CDS encoding ribonuclease HII produces the protein MICGIDEAGRGCLCGSLFVAGVVCNDKNALFLKNHGVRDSKTTTKSQRQKLFALITNTKGIFFHVVEKTSNQIDQKSLSACLKESIQEICIKLTPYSKNFLLDGNTTFHSIPPKNSSLQCIIKGDNKITQIAAASILAKYFKDLEMQKLHVLYPDYHFIQHSGYGTKKHLEKIKTLGYTPYHRKSFIIKKSLLDFNF, from the coding sequence ATGATTTGTGGAATCGACGAAGCAGGGCGTGGATGCTTATGTGGAAGCTTATTTGTAGCAGGAGTAGTATGCAATGATAAAAATGCTCTTTTTTTAAAAAATCATGGTGTTAGAGATAGTAAAACTACCACAAAATCTCAACGCCAAAAACTCTTCGCTCTCATTACAAACACCAAAGGAATATTTTTTCATGTCGTCGAAAAAACTTCAAACCAAATTGATCAAAAATCCCTTAGTGCTTGTCTCAAAGAATCTATTCAAGAAATATGCATAAAATTAACACCATATAGCAAAAATTTTCTCCTTGATGGCAATACTACTTTTCATTCTATTCCACCAAAAAATAGTAGTCTACAATGCATTATAAAAGGTGATAATAAAATCACACAAATTGCCGCTGCATCTATACTTGCCAAATATTTCAAAGACTTAGAAATGCAAAAACTTCATGTTTTATATCCAGATTATCACTTTATCCAACATTCAGGCTATGGAACAAAAAAACATTTAGAAAAAATCAAAACCCTTGGCTATACCCCCTACCATCGCAAAAGTTTTATCATCAAAAAATCATTACTTGATTTTAATTTTTGA
- a CDS encoding ATP-binding protein — protein MKDLASFIEEKIQGFNILPRRYSIKSGKINLYGPPKSGKTSLALDVAKTYKYAIYIDCNDPRNNTQTFTSQILKAFLEKKLELLILDNFQKSFMPTLPNITNIILITPTPLFSFKDFHKKSILSLIFEEYISFSSSTSSLNQLFNTFLKYGNSPMNISLSDYQKNQRKQESMQLFFKENYDFFLHLLSFQSQKITTNQFYTYLKKYLKISKDKTYQILQDLENQKFIFFIAEQNAQKKAKKIYFYDFSLPYAFLSQPNFQSIFENLVFLELKNQYKGQITTSKECHFLIKEKAFFAIPFPNQKDIDRILEKNKNKEIFIITINPLEHSQCHIIDFVSFALGEYLEEK, from the coding sequence ATGAAAGATCTAGCAAGCTTTATTGAGGAAAAAATCCAAGGATTTAACATACTTCCTAGACGCTATAGCATCAAATCCGGAAAAATCAATCTCTATGGGCCACCAAAAAGTGGAAAAACAAGTTTAGCACTAGATGTGGCAAAAACATACAAATACGCTATATATATTGATTGTAATGATCCTAGAAATAATACTCAAACATTCACTTCACAAATTCTCAAAGCATTTTTAGAAAAAAAATTAGAACTCTTAATACTTGACAACTTTCAAAAATCTTTTATGCCTACCCTGCCAAATATTACCAATATCATTCTTATTACTCCCACGCCACTTTTTTCTTTCAAAGATTTTCACAAAAAATCCATCCTCTCTCTAATTTTTGAAGAATATATCAGCTTTTCTTCTAGCACATCATCACTAAACCAACTTTTTAACACCTTTTTAAAATATGGTAACTCTCCTATGAACATTTCCCTATCTGATTATCAAAAAAATCAAAGAAAGCAGGAAAGTATGCAACTTTTTTTCAAAGAAAATTATGACTTTTTTCTCCATCTTCTCAGCTTCCAATCCCAAAAAATAACAACTAATCAATTTTATACCTACCTAAAAAAATATCTCAAAATCTCTAAAGACAAAACTTATCAAATCCTACAAGACTTAGAAAATCAAAAATTCATCTTCTTTATTGCTGAACAAAACGCACAAAAAAAAGCAAAAAAAATTTATTTTTATGACTTTTCTCTTCCATACGCATTTTTAAGTCAACCAAATTTTCAATCCATCTTTGAAAATCTTGTTTTTTTAGAACTCAAAAATCAATACAAAGGCCAAATTACAACCTCTAAGGAATGTCATTTTCTCATAAAAGAAAAGGCTTTTTTTGCTATCCCCTTTCCAAATCAAAAAGATATTGATAGAATCTTAGAAAAAAATAAAAATAAAGAAATATTTATCATTACAATCAATCCTCTAGAGCATTCACAATGCCACATTATTGATTTTGTGAGTTTCGCCCTAGGAGAATACTTGGAGGAAAAATGA
- the rpsJ gene encoding 30S ribosomal protein S10: MEKIRLKLKAYDHRVLDRSVASIIEAVKRTGSDIKGPIPLPTRNRRYTVLRSPHVNKDSREQFEIRVHSRIIDIMSATPDTVDSLMKLDLAPEVDVEVTQMGK; the protein is encoded by the coding sequence ATGGAAAAAATTAGACTTAAGTTGAAAGCTTATGATCATAGAGTTTTAGATAGATCTGTCGCTTCTATTATTGAAGCTGTTAAAAGAACAGGTTCAGATATTAAAGGGCCTATTCCTTTGCCAACAAGAAATAGAAGATATACGGTTTTACGGTCTCCACACGTCAATAAAGATTCTAGAGAGCAATTTGAAATTAGAGTGCATAGCAGAATCATAGATATTATGTCCGCTACTCCTGATACAGTAGATAGCTTAATGAAGCTTGATTTAGCTCCAGAAGTTGATGTTGAAGTAACACAAATGGGTAAGTAA
- the rplC gene encoding 50S ribosomal protein L3: MEFLVEKIGMSRTIDTQSVAVTLLKVIDAKVCEIYENNKALVAYAKGKANNKAILGQQKKYNLSKEFNRFATLKVNNTEAGDLDMSVLENAKRLKVTFKTKGRGFSGAMKRWNFQGGPAAHGSRFHRRVGSIGNREWPGRVQPGKKMAGHYGNETVTAQNEVISFDKESNVLVLKGSVAGFSGAYGKIQIIK, from the coding sequence ATGGAATTTTTAGTAGAAAAAATTGGAATGAGTAGAACGATTGATACGCAGAGTGTCGCGGTAACTTTATTGAAAGTTATTGATGCAAAAGTATGTGAGATTTATGAGAATAATAAAGCTTTGGTTGCATATGCAAAAGGCAAAGCAAACAATAAAGCAATCCTAGGACAGCAAAAAAAATACAATCTCAGTAAGGAATTCAATCGCTTTGCAACTTTGAAGGTAAATAATACTGAAGCTGGTGATTTGGATATGAGCGTTTTAGAGAATGCAAAAAGATTAAAAGTTACTTTTAAAACAAAAGGTCGTGGTTTTAGTGGTGCAATGAAACGCTGGAATTTTCAAGGTGGTCCAGCTGCTCACGGAAGTAGGTTTCATAGACGCGTAGGATCTATCGGTAACAGAGAATGGCCAGGTAGAGTGCAACCAGGTAAAAAAATGGCTGGGCATTATGGTAATGAAACTGTTACAGCACAAAATGAAGTTATTTCTTTTGATAAAGAGAGCAATGTTTTAGTATTGAAAGGTTCTGTAGCAGGTTTCTCTGGAGCTTATGGAAAAATACAAATTATAAAATAA
- the rplD gene encoding 50S ribosomal protein L4: MSKAIILDKQLKKSSEIDLPQSYSEIKEHNLYLYVKSYLASLRNNSAKAKNRGEVSGGGKKPWSQKGGGRARAGSITSPVFVGGGVAHGPSNNRNYSLKINKKQKRLALEFALQQKAEMGKLYVVDSIEIESGKTKDAFNMFKTLNERSTLFVTQLSNENTFLAFRNLKDCYLADANELNAYLVAAFRSVVIEKAVFDEIVQVAK; encoded by the coding sequence ATGAGTAAGGCAATAATTTTAGATAAACAATTGAAGAAGAGTAGCGAGATTGATTTGCCACAAAGCTACAGTGAGATTAAAGAACACAATCTTTATCTTTATGTAAAATCTTATCTTGCTTCTTTACGCAACAATAGTGCAAAAGCAAAAAATCGTGGTGAAGTAAGCGGTGGAGGTAAGAAGCCTTGGAGTCAAAAAGGTGGTGGTAGAGCAAGAGCAGGTAGCATTACTTCACCAGTATTTGTAGGTGGTGGTGTGGCTCATGGTCCTAGCAATAATAGAAACTATAGCCTTAAGATTAACAAAAAACAAAAGAGACTCGCTTTGGAATTTGCTTTACAGCAAAAAGCAGAAATGGGCAAACTTTATGTGGTGGATTCTATTGAGATTGAAAGTGGAAAAACAAAAGATGCTTTTAATATGTTTAAAACACTTAATGAAAGAAGCACACTTTTTGTTACTCAACTTAGCAATGAGAATACATTTTTGGCATTTAGAAATTTAAAAGATTGTTATTTGGCAGATGCAAATGAGTTAAATGCTTACTTAGTCGCTGCATTTAGATCCGTTGTGATTGAAAAAGCAGTTTTTGATGAAATTGTTCAGGTAGCAAAATAA
- a CDS encoding 50S ribosomal protein L23, which yields MADITDIKSILYTEKSLALQESGVVVVQTSSKVTKNQLKQVFKEYFGFTPLRINSLKQEGKVKRFRGRIGQRSSFKKFYVKFPEGAKIDSLAV from the coding sequence ATGGCAGATATAACAGATATAAAATCAATCCTTTATACTGAAAAATCTTTGGCTCTTCAAGAAAGTGGAGTAGTTGTAGTGCAAACTTCTAGTAAGGTGACAAAAAATCAACTTAAGCAAGTTTTTAAGGAATATTTTGGTTTTACACCTCTTAGAATTAATTCACTCAAACAAGAAGGTAAAGTAAAGAGATTTAGAGGTAGAATCGGACAAAGAAGTTCATTCAAGAAATTTTATGTGAAATTCCCAGAGGGTGCGAAGATTGATTCGCTTGCAGTTTAA
- the rplB gene encoding 50S ribosomal protein L2: MAIKTYKPYTPSRRFMSGLSSSDITAKPSVRKLLIKLPVTAGRNNNGRITSRHKEGGAKKLYRIIDFKRNKYNIEGKVLAIEYDPYRNCRIALVGYPDGDKRYIIQPSGLKVGDIVIAAEAGLDVKTGYAMKMKNIPVGTIVHNIEMHPGAGGQLARSAGASAQIMGREGKYIIIRMPSGEMRYILGECMATIGVVGNEDFININIGKAGRNRHRGIRPQTRGSAMNPVDHPHGGGEGKTGSSGHPVSPWGTPAKGYKTRKKKASDKLIISRKKK, from the coding sequence ATGGCAATTAAAACATATAAACCTTATACGCCTAGTAGAAGATTTATGTCTGGACTTAGTTCAAGTGATATTACAGCAAAGCCCAGCGTAAGAAAATTGTTAATCAAACTTCCTGTAACAGCAGGTAGAAATAACAATGGTCGCATTACAAGTCGTCATAAAGAAGGTGGAGCAAAGAAGCTTTATAGAATCATTGATTTTAAACGTAATAAATATAATATTGAAGGGAAAGTGCTTGCAATAGAGTATGATCCATATAGAAATTGTAGAATTGCGTTAGTTGGTTATCCTGATGGGGATAAAAGATATATTATTCAGCCCAGCGGATTGAAAGTGGGTGACATTGTGATTGCCGCTGAAGCAGGACTTGATGTCAAAACAGGTTATGCAATGAAGATGAAAAATATTCCTGTTGGTACAATCGTGCATAATATTGAAATGCACCCAGGTGCTGGTGGACAACTTGCAAGAAGTGCAGGTGCTAGTGCGCAAATTATGGGTAGAGAAGGTAAATATATTATTATTAGAATGCCAAGTGGTGAGATGAGATATATTCTTGGTGAATGTATGGCTACAATTGGCGTTGTAGGCAATGAGGATTTTATTAATATCAATATTGGTAAGGCTGGTAGAAATAGACATAGAGGAATTCGACCTCAAACTAGAGGTAGTGCGATGAACCCTGTAGATCACCCGCATGGCGGTGGTGAAGGTAAAACAGGTTCTAGTGGGCATCCGGTTTCACCTTGGGGAACTCCAGCTAAAGGCTATAAAACTAGAAAGAAAAAAGCTAGTGATAAATTGATTATCTCAAGAAAGAAAAAATAA
- the rpsS gene encoding 30S ribosomal protein S19, with amino-acid sequence MARSIKKGPFIDDYLAKKVLKAKEAKDNKPIKTWSRRSTILPDMIGLTFNVHNGRVFVPVYITENHVGYKLGEFAPTRTFKGHKGSVQKKIGK; translated from the coding sequence ATGGCAAGATCAATAAAAAAAGGTCCTTTTATAGATGATTATTTAGCAAAAAAAGTACTCAAGGCCAAAGAAGCTAAAGATAATAAGCCTATTAAAACTTGGTCAAGAAGAAGTACTATTTTGCCTGATATGATTGGACTAACATTTAACGTTCATAATGGAAGAGTTTTTGTTCCTGTATATATTACAGAGAATCATGTAGGCTATAAGTTGGGTGAATTTGCTCCGACTAGAACTTTTAAGGGACATAAAGGTAGTGTCCAGAAAAAGATTGGTAAATAA
- the rplV gene encoding 50S ribosomal protein L22, which translates to MSKALLRYIRLSPTKARLVAREVQGMNAELAIASLEFTPNKAAKVIAKVIASAVANGGFDAQNVVVKSCRVDAGPVLRRFMPRARGRATPIRKPTSHVFVEVAPKSLENSKKNRKDNQATKEATIEKVAKKSTKGEDK; encoded by the coding sequence ATGAGTAAAGCATTATTAAGATATATTAGACTTTCTCCAACAAAGGCAAGATTGGTGGCAAGAGAAGTTCAAGGAATGAATGCAGAACTTGCTATTGCAAGTTTAGAATTTACTCCGAATAAAGCAGCAAAAGTGATTGCAAAAGTGATTGCATCAGCAGTTGCAAATGGTGGTTTTGATGCACAAAATGTAGTTGTGAAATCTTGTCGTGTTGATGCGGGTCCAGTATTAAGAAGATTTATGCCTAGGGCAAGAGGTAGAGCCACTCCTATTAGAAAACCAACTTCTCATGTGTTTGTAGAGGTTGCGCCAAAATCTTTAGAAAATTCTAAAAAGAATAGAAAAGACAATCAAGCAACAAAAGAAGCGACAATAGAGAAAGTAGCAAAAAAATCTACAAAAGGCGAGGATAAATAA